In the Mycolicibacter sp. MU0102 genome, one interval contains:
- a CDS encoding HIT family protein has product MSSDQAGEEAIVDTGAGDPDRLERLWTPYRMTYLAEAPLKRADAGSARSTQPFTDIPTLSDEDGLVVARGEHVYAVLNLYPYNPGHLMVVPYRRFSEFEDLTDDEGSELMAFIQKAIRVIKAVSRPHGFNVGMNLGESAGGSLAEHLHVHVVPRWGGDANFITIVGGSKVIPQLLRDTRRLLADEWAKQ; this is encoded by the coding sequence AGCGACCAGGCCGGCGAGGAGGCGATCGTCGACACCGGCGCCGGTGATCCCGACCGGCTGGAGCGACTGTGGACGCCGTATCGGATGACCTATCTGGCCGAGGCGCCGCTGAAGCGTGCCGATGCCGGGTCGGCGCGATCCACCCAGCCGTTCACCGATATCCCCACGCTCTCCGACGAGGACGGTCTGGTGGTGGCGCGCGGTGAGCACGTCTACGCGGTGCTCAACCTCTACCCGTACAACCCGGGCCATCTGATGGTGGTGCCCTACCGGCGGTTCTCGGAGTTCGAAGACCTCACCGATGACGAGGGCAGCGAGCTGATGGCGTTCATCCAGAAGGCGATCCGCGTCATCAAGGCGGTGTCACGCCCGCACGGATTCAATGTCGGGATGAACCTCGGCGAGTCGGCCGGCGGGTCGCTGGCCGAGCACCTGCACGTACATGTGGTGCCGCGCTGGGGCGGTGACGCGAACTTCATCACGATCGTCGGCGGCTCCAAAGTGATCCCGCAACTGCTGCGCGACACCCGCCGGCTGCTCGCCGACGAGTGGGCCAAACAGTAA
- the pgsA gene encoding phosphatidylinositol phosphate synthase — MSRLPFLSRATFAGITTPVARVLLRAGLTADIVTMVGTAGAVLAALTLFPTGQLFAGTLIVWFFVHFDMVDGAMARQSGGGSAFGAVLDATCDRISDGAVFCGLAWWAAFGLDDPPLVVATLICLVTSQVISYIKARAEASGLRGDGGYIERPERLIIVLVGAGLSGLPVFPLPWALPVAMWLLAVASLITCAQRLHTVRTSPGAVEPLPQLADGSDGSDGEETTGP; from the coding sequence ATGAGCAGACTGCCGTTCCTGTCGCGGGCGACGTTCGCCGGTATCACCACGCCGGTGGCGCGAGTCCTGCTGCGAGCCGGTCTGACGGCCGACATCGTCACGATGGTGGGCACCGCCGGCGCGGTCTTGGCGGCGCTGACGCTGTTTCCGACCGGTCAGCTGTTCGCCGGCACGCTGATCGTCTGGTTCTTCGTGCATTTCGACATGGTCGACGGGGCGATGGCTCGGCAAAGCGGCGGCGGCAGCGCGTTCGGCGCCGTCTTGGACGCCACCTGCGACCGAATCAGCGACGGTGCGGTGTTCTGCGGGTTGGCCTGGTGGGCGGCGTTCGGTCTGGACGACCCGCCATTGGTGGTGGCCACCTTGATCTGCCTGGTCACCTCGCAGGTGATCTCCTACATCAAGGCCCGCGCGGAGGCCAGCGGACTGCGCGGTGACGGTGGCTACATCGAACGGCCCGAACGCTTGATCATCGTGCTGGTGGGCGCTGGATTGTCCGGCCTGCCGGTCTTCCCGCTGCCGTGGGCGTTGCCGGTGGCGATGTGGCTGCTGGCGGTGGCCAGTCTGATCACCTGCGCCCAGCGGCTGCACACTGTGCGGACCTCGCCGGGCGCGGTGGAGCCGTTGCCGCAGCTGGCCGACGGTTCCGATGGCTCTGACGGTGAGGAAACCACAGGACCGTGA